One genomic segment of Musa acuminata AAA Group cultivar baxijiao unplaced genomic scaffold, Cavendish_Baxijiao_AAA HiC_scaffold_1144, whole genome shotgun sequence includes these proteins:
- the LOC135671619 gene encoding uncharacterized protein LOC135671619, translated as MSGTPKRLHEEGGHSTPLKRPLEEPGRFSTPPGKLSQPVGNEFHLPFEHGQQGRLAKIQRVEPSSRDIDKRSSLLHRLPVSSINSLDNPITSENRSELKCSKDARDVKSENREAKADIRDMYTDVRTDPQGSKADHDTRVDARGDEKEHRVDRGCHGDLRSEFKFEKDTYTATSSHLTWKDTKEHHRSKRCYDPANDGLESWHGSRSGLQSTDEVVKDPSTAEYLDSVEAHEAVGENKVDLKGEEKCGDKDRKRKERDFGEKDKDRSDRPNNMQLSGASGDRKDLLREERDVEKSERERKDVQKDKEWNGKDPLKRELSAVNEKDNLHHEKEFVDGSVRNFEQDNVAFEPKRAKDDSWKAYDKDIKEKKRERDVDVGERQEQQSHDKELDDGFAEGDGVTEKDKGIQPRKRFLRPRGTQTPQRDARFRSRARDNEGSQGKPEASAIVYKAGECMQELLKSWKEFKASQDIKNDKTLQNGPILEIRIPAEYVTSANRQVKGAQLWGTDIYTNDSDLVAVLMHTGYISPTSSRPPSSIQELRATIRVLPSEDCYTSTLRNNVRSRAWGAGIDCSFRVERCCIVKKGGGTIDLEPRLTHTSAVEPTLAPVSVERTMTTRAAASNALRHQRFVREVTIQYNLCNEPWLKYTINVVADKGLKKPLFTSARLKKGEVLYLETHFRRYVHFE; from the exons ATGAGTGGGACTCCAAAGAGGCTGCATGAGGAAGGGGGGCATTCTACACCTTTAAAACGACCACTTGAGGAACCTGGCAGATTCTCAACTCCTCCTGGTAAACTGAGTCAACCAGTCGGTAATGAGTTTCACCTTCCCTTTGAACATGGGCAGCAAGGAAGATTGGCAAAAATTCAACGTGTAGAACCTTCTTCACGTGATATTGATAAGAGATCATCTCTGCTCCATCGGCTGCCTGTGTCCTCTATAAATTCTTTAGACAATCCAATAACATCTGAAAACAGGTCAGAATTGAAATGTTCCAAGGATGCAAGAGATGTTAAGAGTGAAAATCGGGAAGCAAAAGCAGATATTAGGGACATGTACACTGATGTGAGGACGGATCCTCAAGGCAGTAAGGCCGATCATGATACAAGAGTTGATGCCAGGGGCGATGAGAAAGAACATAGGGTCGATAGGGGTTGTCATGGTGATTTAAGGAGTGAATTTAAATTTGAGAAAGATACTTACACTGCAACTAGTTCTCATTTGACTTGGAAAGATACTAAAGAACATCACAGGAGTAAAAGATGTTATGATCCTGCAAATGATGGCTTGGAGTCATGGCATGGTTCTCGAAGTGGTTTACAAAGCACTGATGAAGTCGTGAAGGATCCATCAACAGCTGAGTATCTGGATTCTGTTGAAGCTCATGAGGCTGTTGGGGAGAACAAAGTCGATTTAAAAGGTGAAGAAAAATGTGGAGATAAGGACAGGAAAAGGAAGGAAAGGGATTTTGGTGAAAAGGACAAGGATCGAAGTGATCGTCCGAACAATATGCAGCTCAGTGGTGCTAGTGGTGATCGCAAAGATCTgctgagagaagagagagatgtGGAGAAATcggagagggagaggaaggatGTGCAGAAAGACAAGGAATGGAATGGGAAGGATCCTTTGAAGAGAGAATTGTCAGctgtgaatgaaaaggataatttACACCACGAAAAGGAGTTTGTGGATGGTTCTGTTAGAAATTTTGAGCAAGATAATGTAGCCTTTGAACCGAAGAGAGCAAAAGATGATAGTTGGAAAGCTTATGATAAGGACATTaaggagaaaaagagagaaagggaTGTAGATGTTGGAGAGAGACAGGAACAGCAGAGTCATGACAAAGAGCTGGATGATGGATTTGCAGAAGGAGATGGAGTTACAGAAAAAGACAAGGGTATTCAGCCACGCAAGAGGTTTCTGCGACCAAGGGGTACGCAAACACCTCAGCGTGATGCTCGCTTTCGATCAAGAGCACGTGATAATGAGGG ATCTCAAG GAAAACCTGAGGCATCTGCAATTGTCTATAAAGCTGGTGAATGTATGCAGGAACTTCTAAAATCATGGAAGGAATTCAAAGCATCTCAggatataaaaaatgataaaacctTGCAAAATGGACCAATTCTGGAGATTCGAATACCTGCAGAATATGTTACTTCTGCAAATCGTCAA GTAAAAGGTGCTCAGTTATGGGGAACAGATATATACACAAATGATTCAGATCTAGTTGCTG TTTTAATGCACACTGGTTATATCTCCCCAACATCGTCGCGACCACCATCCTCTATTCAAGAGTTACGGGCTACAATTCGAGTTTTGCCATCTGAAGATT GCTATACTTCAACTTTGAGAAACAATGTTCGTTCACGGGCTTGGGGGGCAGGAATCGATTGTAGTTTTCGAGTTGAACGATGCTGCATTGTGAAG AAGGGTGGTGGTACGATTGATCTGGAGCCTCGTCTTACACATACATCAGCAGTAGAGCCAACTCTTGCTCCCGTATCAGTTGAACGAACAATGACAACCAGGGCTGCAGCttcg aATGCTTTGCGGCATCAAAGATTTGTTCGTGAAGTTACAATTCAATACAATCTCTGCAATGAGCCATG GCTGAAATACACCATTAACGTTGTTGCTGATAAGGGCCTGAAAAAGCCTCTTTTTACTTCAGCACGACTAAAGAAGGGTGAAGTTCTATATTTAGAGACACATTTCCGAAGGTATGTTCATTTTGAATAA